In Lotus japonicus ecotype B-129 chromosome 5, LjGifu_v1.2, one genomic interval encodes:
- the LOC130721012 gene encoding DNA-directed RNA polymerase V subunit 7 isoform X1, giving the protein MFLLLVLRYYLEEVASLTMFLKVQLSWNVIIAAENLQQGSLMLQRAILIRLLGDFAAKRATKDLGYFTAVTTLDKVGEGKVRQHTGDVLFPVVFNGVTFKLFKGEILEGVVHKVLKHGVFLRCGPIEHVYLSNMKMADYRYFPGENAYFMNEKASKIAKDVTIRFVVIGTKWMEAEREFQALVSLEGDYLGPIASPDI; this is encoded by the exons ATGTTCTTGCTGCTTGTTCT ACGTTATTACCTTGAAGAAGTAGCAAGTTTAACAATGTTTCTCAAAGTCCAACTGTCATGGAATGTCATAATTGCTGCTGAAAATCTGCAACAAGGAAGTTTAATGCTTCAGCGAGCAATCCTCATCCGCCTTCTGGGTGACTTTGCTGCGAAAAGGGCCACCAAAGATCTGGGTTATTTTACTGCAGTGACTACACTGGATAAAGTAGGAGAAGGAAAAGTCAGACAGCATACTGGGGATGTGCTCTTCCCTGTTGTTTTCAATGGTGTGACCTTCAAGCTTTTCAAGGGGGAGATACTAGAGGGTGTTGTCCACAAGGTTCTGAAGCATGGGGTTTTCTTGAGATGCGGTCCGATTGAGCATGTCTATCTCTCAAATATGAAGATGGCTGATTACCGCTACTTTCCTGGTGAGAATGCTTACTTCATGAATGAAAAAGCATCCAAGATTGCGAAGGATGTCACGATCCGCTTTGTAGTGATCGGTACAAAGTGGATGGAGGCAGAAAGGGAGTTTCAAGCCTTGGTCAGTTTGGAAGGCGATTATCTGGGACCAATTGCATCCCCTGATATCTAG
- the LOC130721012 gene encoding DNA-directed RNA polymerase V subunit 7 isoform X2: MFLKVQLSWNVIIAAENLQQGSLMLQRAILIRLLGDFAAKRATKDLGYFTAVTTLDKVGEGKVRQHTGDVLFPVVFNGVTFKLFKGEILEGVVHKVLKHGVFLRCGPIEHVYLSNMKMADYRYFPGENAYFMNEKASKIAKDVTIRFVVIGTKWMEAEREFQALVSLEGDYLGPIASPDI, from the coding sequence ATGTTTCTCAAAGTCCAACTGTCATGGAATGTCATAATTGCTGCTGAAAATCTGCAACAAGGAAGTTTAATGCTTCAGCGAGCAATCCTCATCCGCCTTCTGGGTGACTTTGCTGCGAAAAGGGCCACCAAAGATCTGGGTTATTTTACTGCAGTGACTACACTGGATAAAGTAGGAGAAGGAAAAGTCAGACAGCATACTGGGGATGTGCTCTTCCCTGTTGTTTTCAATGGTGTGACCTTCAAGCTTTTCAAGGGGGAGATACTAGAGGGTGTTGTCCACAAGGTTCTGAAGCATGGGGTTTTCTTGAGATGCGGTCCGATTGAGCATGTCTATCTCTCAAATATGAAGATGGCTGATTACCGCTACTTTCCTGGTGAGAATGCTTACTTCATGAATGAAAAAGCATCCAAGATTGCGAAGGATGTCACGATCCGCTTTGTAGTGATCGGTACAAAGTGGATGGAGGCAGAAAGGGAGTTTCAAGCCTTGGTCAGTTTGGAAGGCGATTATCTGGGACCAATTGCATCCCCTGATATCTAG